In Edaphobacter paludis, a single window of DNA contains:
- a CDS encoding alcohol dehydrogenase catalytic domain-containing protein, whose amino-acid sequence MDVSAAVTDGEGVFVIETIGIDAPARGEVLVAIKASGVCHTDWDSLYWKKRLVLGHEGAGEVLAVGEGVTQFEPGDRIMLNWAIPCGVCFQCKRCNENICENRGTVPDERYHHDRGPLNASFNLGTMATHAIVPEAAVLKLPSGVPYEVAAIMGCAVMTGFGSAVNAAQVAEGSTVVVLGCGGVGLSTILGALYRKAARVIAVDVNPARLEFATLFGATETLLADRKDKGLLDAAKEVKRLNGGRGADYAFECTAVPELGAAPLAVVRSGGTAIGVSGIEQVVPLDMELFEWNKTYINPLYGSCRPQRDFPLLIDLYLKKQLPLDAMVTRTYPLVSLDQAFKDMHAGINSKGVLVFD is encoded by the coding sequence ATGGACGTAAGCGCAGCAGTTACTGATGGTGAAGGAGTATTCGTAATTGAGACAATTGGTATCGACGCGCCCGCGCGCGGTGAGGTGCTGGTCGCCATCAAAGCAAGTGGGGTCTGCCACACGGATTGGGACTCGCTTTACTGGAAGAAGCGGCTGGTGCTTGGTCACGAGGGAGCGGGAGAGGTGCTGGCCGTCGGCGAGGGAGTTACGCAGTTCGAGCCCGGCGACCGCATCATGTTGAACTGGGCGATACCATGCGGCGTCTGTTTTCAGTGCAAGCGGTGCAACGAAAATATCTGCGAAAACCGCGGCACCGTGCCCGATGAGCGATATCATCATGACCGCGGGCCGCTGAATGCATCGTTCAACCTGGGCACAATGGCGACGCACGCAATCGTGCCCGAAGCAGCCGTGCTGAAGCTTCCCTCCGGAGTTCCTTATGAAGTGGCCGCCATTATGGGTTGCGCGGTGATGACCGGCTTCGGGTCAGCGGTGAATGCGGCACAGGTCGCGGAAGGCAGCACCGTCGTAGTGCTCGGTTGCGGCGGCGTCGGGCTCAGCACGATCCTAGGCGCGCTGTACCGAAAAGCGGCGCGCGTGATCGCAGTCGATGTCAATCCTGCGCGGCTTGAATTTGCCACGCTGTTCGGTGCTACGGAGACGCTGCTGGCCGATCGCAAGGACAAAGGACTGCTCGATGCTGCGAAAGAAGTGAAGCGGCTCAATGGCGGCCGCGGCGCCGATTACGCCTTCGAGTGCACTGCAGTTCCGGAACTCGGTGCCGCGCCTCTCGCCGTGGTACGCAGCGGCGGTACCGCGATCGGCGTCAGTGGAATAGAACAGGTGGTCCCTTTGGATATGGAACTCTTCGAGTGGAATAAGACCTACATCAATCCGCTCTACGGTTCCTGCCGTCCCCAGCGTGACTTCCCGCTGCTGATCGATCTCTATCTGAAGAAGCAGCTGCCGCTTGATGCGATGGTCACCCGTACCTACCCGCTCGTCTCTCTCGACCAGGCGTTCAAGGACATGCACGCCGGCATCAACTCCAAAGGAGTGCTTGTCTTTGATTAA
- a CDS encoding nitroreductase family protein codes for MEFRDVLQNRRSVREYQDTPIESQTVQSLIDAAILAPSAVNSQPWEFWVVLGRQRIDDLSDRAKTWLVEKVAHNPTAEAGQQRQFLATPKLSLLYHAPVLVLVAAKSFEKQASEDCCLTALSLMLSARDSGIGTCWIGLTRPWFNLAATKIELGIPETDNVVAPLVLGYPKEWPEAPGRNPAVIHWVP; via the coding sequence ATGGAGTTCAGGGATGTTCTTCAGAATAGACGCTCGGTGCGGGAATATCAGGACACACCGATAGAGTCCCAAACAGTTCAATCTCTCATCGATGCAGCGATTCTGGCTCCAAGCGCAGTGAACAGTCAACCATGGGAATTTTGGGTTGTGCTCGGAAGGCAACGAATTGATGATCTTTCAGATAGAGCCAAGACCTGGCTCGTTGAGAAGGTCGCACACAATCCCACTGCCGAAGCGGGCCAGCAACGGCAGTTTCTTGCTACGCCTAAACTTTCGCTGCTGTACCACGCTCCAGTACTCGTGCTTGTTGCAGCAAAGTCATTTGAGAAGCAGGCCAGCGAGGATTGTTGTCTGACGGCGCTCTCATTGATGTTAAGCGCCCGAGACTCAGGGATCGGAACATGCTGGATCGGATTGACCAGGCCTTGGTTCAATCTCGCCGCGACGAAGATCGAATTGGGAATTCCGGAAACCGATAATGTGGTCGCTCCTCTTGTACTGGGATATCCGAAGGAATGGCCTGAGGCGCCTGGCCGGAATCCGGCGGTCATACATTGGGTTCCTTGA
- a CDS encoding metal ABC transporter ATP-binding protein: MNRDNLLSVRNLTVAFGDHAVIRDLSFDIPSGDTLAIIGPNGSGKTVLLKALLHLVPYEGVILWPSHVRLGYVPQKISADRQIPLLVRDLLEAKAHYLKLPRGNIQDVADQVGMTTELMETSIGIVSGGQFQKLLIAMALLGKPTVLLFDEPTASLDELEEERIYELVENLKTQWGLTILLVSHDLSVVHRSANLVLCLSKGAPCIGTPDKILTQDVLTAAYAAPQQYYMHRDSHREPQS; this comes from the coding sequence GTGAATAGAGACAATCTCCTTTCAGTACGCAATTTGACGGTTGCATTTGGAGATCATGCGGTTATCCGCGATCTGAGCTTCGACATACCGTCCGGTGACACGCTTGCGATTATTGGTCCAAATGGTTCTGGCAAGACAGTCTTACTCAAGGCGCTGCTACACCTGGTTCCATATGAAGGGGTCATTCTATGGCCCTCTCATGTCCGGTTAGGCTACGTTCCACAAAAGATCAGTGCTGATCGTCAAATTCCCCTACTGGTTCGTGATTTGCTTGAGGCAAAGGCGCATTATCTGAAGTTGCCACGGGGTAACATTCAGGACGTGGCTGACCAAGTGGGCATGACCACCGAACTTATGGAAACGAGTATAGGCATAGTCTCCGGAGGACAATTTCAAAAGCTTTTGATTGCAATGGCACTTCTGGGAAAGCCGACCGTCCTCTTGTTTGATGAACCTACTGCGAGCCTGGACGAACTCGAAGAAGAACGGATTTATGAATTGGTGGAGAATTTGAAGACGCAATGGGGTTTGACGATTCTTCTTGTATCCCACGATCTTAGCGTCGTCCACCGTTCGGCGAATCTGGTCCTGTGCTTGTCTAAGGGAGCGCCCTGTATCGGCACTCCTGACAAAATCCTCACGCAAGACGTTCTGACCGCTGCCTACGCCGCACCGCAGCAATATTATATGCACCGAGACAGTCATCGGGAGCCGCAGTCATGA
- a CDS encoding alpha/beta hydrolase-fold protein — MIKSFHTVELSDPAYEREGLRVATVKSRALGRRADVTVWVPSAQKIDRLLILLHGVYGSHWAWSQKAGVHRTAQHMMDAGEIAPMVIAMPSDGLGRDGSGYLTQPHGEDAERWIVDEMPAIAQLAASALCTDAKIAIAGLSMGGYGALRLGAKYADRFSAISAHSAITDVMEMQSFTEEPVGEYLQCGPREELSAIYWLQKHRMKLPKLRFDCGVDDPLIERNRALHRALQIEAIAHIYEEFAGGHEWPYWQKHVAETLRFASE; from the coding sequence TTGATTAAATCGTTCCATACTGTGGAGCTCTCCGACCCTGCATACGAGCGCGAGGGTTTGCGAGTTGCAACCGTAAAGAGCCGCGCACTGGGCCGTCGCGCCGATGTAACGGTGTGGGTGCCCTCCGCGCAAAAGATCGACAGACTATTAATCCTTCTGCATGGAGTTTATGGCAGTCATTGGGCGTGGTCGCAAAAGGCCGGCGTCCATCGCACGGCCCAACATATGATGGATGCCGGTGAGATCGCGCCGATGGTCATCGCCATGCCAAGTGACGGCCTTGGCCGCGACGGCAGCGGTTATCTTACGCAGCCCCATGGCGAAGACGCAGAACGGTGGATCGTTGACGAAATGCCTGCGATCGCGCAACTCGCAGCGTCAGCCCTGTGTACAGATGCGAAGATCGCAATCGCGGGCTTGTCGATGGGCGGTTATGGAGCGCTGCGGCTGGGTGCGAAGTATGCAGATCGCTTCAGCGCAATCTCCGCTCATTCGGCAATTACCGATGTGATGGAGATGCAGAGCTTCACCGAGGAGCCGGTGGGCGAGTACCTGCAATGTGGGCCAAGAGAAGAGCTGAGCGCCATCTACTGGCTTCAAAAACATCGCATGAAGTTGCCAAAGCTACGCTTTGACTGCGGCGTGGATGACCCCCTGATCGAACGCAATCGCGCACTTCATCGCGCATTACAAATAGAAGCCATTGCGCATATCTACGAGGAGTTCGCAGGTGGACATGAATGGCCATACTGGCAGAAGCACGTTGCGGAGACCTTGCGCTTCGCCAGTGAATAA
- a CDS encoding bifunctional enoyl-CoA hydratase/phosphate acetyltransferase has product MSDASLSESSQVLQNEDLFESLIRACQRQKAIPVAVCWPCSSVSLAGAVEAARSGLILPVLVGNEREIREIADREGLNIETYPIMEANTEEDAAIQSVELCRSGRSASLMKGSLHTDVLMHAVLKEQGLRTSRRISHIFIMEAPLYHRQVLFITDSALNISPSLEDKVDIVQNAIDLAHALGVSEPRVAILSAVETVCSKMMSTVDAAALCKMADRGQITGAILDGPLAFDTAVSAEAALRKDLKSPVAGEADILVAPDLEAGNMLAKELEYLGGARSAGIVMGAKVPIILTSRADSVNSRVASCAVASVLVHRPAKGQNA; this is encoded by the coding sequence ATGTCGGATGCGTCTCTTTCTGAATCATCCCAGGTACTGCAGAACGAGGACCTGTTCGAATCGTTGATTCGAGCTTGCCAGCGTCAGAAGGCGATTCCTGTCGCCGTCTGCTGGCCCTGCAGTTCTGTATCTCTTGCGGGAGCGGTGGAGGCGGCCAGGAGCGGTTTGATACTGCCGGTACTGGTGGGGAATGAGCGAGAAATTCGGGAAATCGCCGATCGAGAAGGTCTCAATATTGAGACTTATCCGATCATGGAGGCGAATACAGAGGAAGATGCTGCGATCCAAAGTGTTGAGCTCTGCCGGTCGGGTCGTTCCGCTTCGCTGATGAAAGGCAGCTTGCATACGGATGTTTTGATGCACGCGGTATTGAAAGAACAAGGTCTCCGCACATCTCGTCGAATCAGTCACATCTTTATTATGGAAGCTCCGCTTTATCACCGGCAGGTACTCTTCATCACCGACTCCGCACTCAATATCTCCCCATCGCTCGAAGACAAGGTCGATATAGTACAGAATGCGATCGATCTCGCTCATGCCCTCGGCGTTTCGGAGCCTAGAGTTGCCATTCTGTCCGCCGTCGAAACGGTCTGTTCGAAGATGATGTCGACTGTGGATGCCGCCGCGCTTTGCAAGATGGCAGATCGCGGTCAGATTACGGGAGCGATCCTGGATGGCCCACTGGCATTTGATACTGCAGTAAGTGCAGAGGCGGCACTCCGAAAAGACCTGAAGTCGCCGGTGGCTGGAGAAGCAGATATTCTCGTTGCGCCCGATCTAGAAGCCGGAAACATGCTTGCCAAGGAGCTTGAATACCTCGGAGGAGCACGCTCGGCGGGAATCGTTATGGGAGCAAAAGTGCCGATTATCCTCACCAGTCGCGCCGACTCAGTCAATTCAAGAGTCGCATCGTGTGCTGTAGCGTCTGTACTTGTGCATCGTCCAGCAAAGGGACAGAATGCTTAA
- a CDS encoding metal ABC transporter permease, whose amino-acid sequence MNHPHNIYAVLLTLLFATAAGLLGCFALMRRMLLAGDVISHLALPGLGLAFMFHLHPLAGGACSLLLGTLLIAQLQKRTGLATDATIAVVFASSLAIGAALTPQEDLVDAFFGKFQPLSFFSFTGGLLAVLLILFFIFRFKDELVLTLFSPELAVAMGVKANRLNLYFLLVFSLVVLIGLRFMGALLAGALIMLPAATGRQLSNNLSGFLWTSSIAGMVAVALGLISSDYMFRGLSLGPATTMAAAALFAVSLLRKSA is encoded by the coding sequence ATGAATCACCCGCACAATATTTATGCAGTGTTGCTGACCTTATTATTCGCGACCGCGGCGGGACTCTTAGGCTGTTTCGCGCTCATGAGGCGCATGCTTCTCGCAGGAGATGTGATCTCCCACCTCGCGCTTCCCGGCCTCGGGCTCGCATTCATGTTTCATCTACATCCTTTGGCGGGGGGAGCTTGCTCGCTCCTTCTGGGAACCCTATTGATCGCGCAATTGCAGAAACGAACTGGTCTCGCAACCGATGCGACCATCGCAGTCGTCTTTGCCAGTTCTCTGGCAATCGGGGCGGCTCTAACACCCCAGGAAGATCTTGTGGATGCGTTTTTCGGGAAATTCCAACCGCTTTCCTTTTTCAGTTTTACGGGAGGGTTACTGGCGGTCTTACTTATCCTCTTCTTCATATTTCGTTTCAAAGATGAGTTGGTGCTAACTCTATTTTCTCCTGAACTAGCGGTCGCGATGGGTGTCAAAGCGAACCGTCTCAACCTATACTTCTTGCTCGTTTTCTCGCTGGTTGTGCTCATCGGCTTAAGGTTCATGGGCGCGCTGCTTGCGGGAGCTTTGATTATGCTTCCGGCAGCAACTGGACGCCAATTGTCAAATAACCTCTCGGGTTTTTTGTGGACTTCTTCTATAGCGGGAATGGTAGCGGTTGCACTGGGATTAATATCAAGCGACTATATGTTTCGAGGCCTTAGTCTTGGGCCAGCCACCACGATGGCAGCGGCTGCGCTCTTTGCAGTAAGCCTGCTGCGCAAATCAGCCTAA
- the ppsA gene encoding phosphoenolpyruvate synthase codes for MNRSFILNFSEIRISDLPRVGGKNASLGELFAALKPKGVGVVDGFAITTDAYWLLLEANGLRSKLEQILSNLDPEDLEKLAVAGQAARSSILETPLPEGLRLSVSGAYKELVQRVGREVELAVRSSASAEDLPEASFAGAAETFLNIRGEDALLRAIHQCFASLFTDRAISYRARQGFGQLKVALSVGVMPMVRSDLATSGVIFTLDTESGFRDVVTVTGSYGLGEFVVQGVVTPDEWQVFKPTLRQNFEPIISRHVGSKEVRLVYAHGTRSTQSEATPPSERERYCLNDAEVLQLTRWACLIEDHYSELAGRPQPMDIEWAKDGSTGDLFIVQARPETVHSAKSAKRSVAVYQLRAKPPAPLVAGQAVGEKIAVGPVRVITDIAKLQEVQAGDVLVAENTDPDWEPVMRRAAAIVTNQGGRTAHAAIVSREFGIPCIVGTGNATSILENGREVTVCCAEGSEGHVYAGRIPFDVKLIDASVVPKTRTKIMLIIGDPGQAFHLAAIPNEGVGLARIEFIVTNHIGIHPMALAQFPNLKDSKAVIEIRRRINCEDPKEYFISRLSEGIARIAAAFYPKPVIVRTSDFKTNEYAGLLGGAEFEPKEENPMIGFRGASRYYDPRYSPGFALECAALARVRDKMGLTNLKVMIPFCRTVDEGRKVVEIMAHNGLRQGQNGLEIYVMCEIPANVVAADEFLKVFDGYSIGSNDLTQLTLGLDRDSGTVAHIFDENNLAVRRLIAEAIRAAHLAKKPIGICGQAPSDLPDFAEWLVEQGIDSISLNPDTAIKTTLHIAAAEARSYVLDRSA; via the coding sequence ATGAACCGGTCCTTCATCTTGAACTTCTCTGAAATACGAATCAGTGATTTACCTCGGGTCGGCGGAAAGAACGCATCCCTTGGCGAACTATTCGCTGCATTGAAACCGAAGGGTGTAGGTGTTGTGGACGGATTTGCCATTACTACTGACGCTTACTGGCTGCTGTTGGAGGCAAACGGATTGAGGTCAAAACTGGAACAGATTCTCTCTAATCTGGATCCTGAAGACCTGGAGAAGTTGGCTGTGGCTGGACAGGCTGCACGAAGCAGCATTCTGGAGACGCCGCTCCCAGAAGGTCTACGACTTTCAGTTTCAGGCGCCTATAAGGAGTTGGTGCAGCGCGTCGGACGAGAGGTCGAGCTTGCGGTCCGCTCGTCGGCAAGTGCAGAAGATTTGCCGGAAGCGTCCTTTGCGGGTGCCGCAGAGACCTTTCTCAACATTCGAGGCGAAGACGCCCTGCTTCGAGCTATACACCAGTGCTTCGCTTCTTTATTTACAGATAGAGCGATCAGTTATCGCGCTCGGCAGGGCTTTGGCCAACTCAAGGTGGCACTCTCAGTCGGTGTAATGCCGATGGTCCGGTCGGATCTTGCTACTTCGGGTGTGATCTTCACGCTGGATACGGAGTCGGGTTTCCGCGATGTCGTAACAGTCACTGGCTCTTACGGATTAGGCGAGTTCGTGGTCCAGGGCGTGGTAACACCTGATGAATGGCAGGTGTTCAAGCCAACGCTGCGACAGAATTTCGAACCTATTATCTCCAGACACGTAGGGTCAAAAGAGGTTCGGCTGGTCTATGCCCATGGTACCCGCTCCACCCAAAGTGAGGCGACACCCCCATCTGAGCGCGAGCGGTACTGTTTGAATGATGCGGAGGTCCTTCAGCTAACGCGATGGGCTTGCCTGATAGAAGACCATTACTCGGAGCTAGCAGGCCGGCCTCAACCGATGGACATTGAATGGGCCAAGGATGGATCCACGGGAGATCTATTCATAGTTCAAGCTCGCCCAGAGACAGTGCATTCGGCCAAGTCAGCCAAGCGAAGCGTCGCCGTCTATCAACTGCGCGCGAAACCCCCTGCCCCACTTGTTGCCGGTCAGGCCGTAGGAGAAAAGATTGCTGTTGGGCCGGTGCGCGTAATTACAGATATTGCCAAGCTGCAGGAAGTTCAAGCGGGAGATGTCCTTGTGGCAGAAAACACTGATCCCGATTGGGAACCGGTAATGCGCCGAGCGGCAGCAATTGTGACCAACCAGGGTGGTCGCACCGCACACGCTGCGATTGTCTCACGTGAGTTTGGGATCCCTTGCATCGTTGGTACCGGAAATGCGACCTCCATCCTGGAAAACGGGCGGGAGGTGACAGTGTGTTGCGCCGAAGGCAGTGAAGGTCATGTTTATGCTGGTCGAATACCATTCGACGTCAAGCTGATTGATGCCAGCGTCGTTCCTAAGACTCGAACCAAAATCATGTTAATCATCGGTGATCCAGGCCAGGCATTTCATCTGGCGGCAATTCCTAATGAGGGAGTGGGGCTCGCCCGCATTGAGTTTATCGTTACGAATCACATAGGGATTCATCCGATGGCTCTCGCACAATTCCCTAATCTCAAAGATTCGAAGGCCGTCATAGAGATTCGTAGACGGATAAACTGCGAAGATCCGAAAGAGTACTTTATCAGCCGCTTGAGCGAAGGCATAGCGCGAATAGCTGCTGCTTTTTATCCCAAACCGGTCATTGTGCGCACAAGTGACTTCAAAACCAATGAATATGCGGGCTTGCTCGGAGGAGCGGAATTCGAACCGAAGGAAGAGAATCCTATGATTGGGTTCCGCGGAGCGTCGCGTTACTATGACCCACGTTACTCACCCGGCTTTGCCCTTGAGTGCGCCGCGCTTGCCAGGGTGCGGGACAAGATGGGCCTCACAAATTTGAAAGTGATGATTCCTTTCTGCCGCACGGTTGACGAGGGTCGCAAGGTGGTAGAAATAATGGCCCACAACGGGCTCCGCCAAGGGCAAAACGGACTGGAGATCTATGTGATGTGTGAGATTCCGGCCAATGTCGTTGCAGCCGATGAGTTCCTGAAGGTATTCGACGGGTATTCCATCGGTTCAAACGATTTGACCCAACTCACGCTTGGACTTGACCGGGATTCAGGCACCGTAGCCCATATCTTCGATGAAAACAATCTCGCGGTGCGGCGCCTGATAGCTGAAGCTATTCGCGCGGCACATCTGGCAAAGAAACCCATTGGTATCTGCGGGCAAGCACCCTCGGACTTACCTGATTTCGCAGAATGGTTAGTGGAGCAGGGTATCGACTCCATATCGCTTAACCCCGATACCGCCATCAAAACAACACTACACATTGCAGCGGCGGAAGCCCGAAGCTATGTACTCGATCGTTCCGCCTGA
- the pdxS gene encoding pyridoxal 5'-phosphate synthase lyase subunit PdxS produces the protein MADPTTNGNFGSSSLRLKTGLAEMLKGGVIMDVMNVEQARIAEEAGAISVMALERVPAMIRAEGGVARMANPKLIKEIVAAVSIPVMAKARIGHFAEAQVLQTLGVDFIDESEVLTPADEVYHIDKHAFTTPFVCGARNLGEALRRIAEGAAMIRTKGEPGTGDVVHAVQHMRQIVREIKALTVLDDSELYNAAKVHGAPYELVRMVAKAGKLPVPNFSAGGIATPADAALMMQLGAESIFVGSGIFMKERATPLDVENDPKERAEAVSRAKAIVIATTHYNDPQIVAEASEAVTGTMKGLAAAAIEERDLMQTRGW, from the coding sequence ATGGCAGACCCCACCACCAACGGCAACTTCGGCTCATCCTCCCTTCGCCTCAAGACCGGCCTGGCCGAGATGCTCAAAGGTGGCGTCATCATGGACGTCATGAACGTCGAACAGGCCCGCATCGCCGAAGAGGCTGGTGCCATCTCCGTGATGGCGCTCGAGCGCGTACCCGCCATGATTCGCGCCGAGGGCGGCGTCGCCCGCATGGCCAACCCCAAGCTGATCAAGGAGATCGTCGCGGCCGTCTCCATCCCCGTCATGGCCAAGGCGCGCATCGGCCACTTCGCCGAAGCCCAGGTGCTCCAGACCCTCGGCGTCGACTTCATCGACGAGTCCGAGGTCCTCACCCCGGCCGACGAGGTCTACCACATCGACAAACACGCCTTCACCACTCCCTTCGTCTGCGGAGCCCGCAACTTAGGTGAAGCATTGCGCCGCATCGCTGAAGGCGCAGCCATGATCCGCACCAAGGGCGAGCCCGGTACCGGCGACGTCGTCCACGCCGTCCAGCACATGCGCCAGATCGTCCGCGAGATCAAGGCCCTCACCGTCCTCGACGATTCCGAACTCTACAACGCCGCCAAGGTCCACGGGGCGCCCTACGAGCTCGTCCGCATGGTCGCCAAAGCCGGCAAGCTCCCCGTCCCCAACTTCAGCGCAGGCGGCATCGCCACGCCCGCCGACGCGGCCCTGATGATGCAGCTCGGAGCCGAGTCCATCTTCGTCGGCTCCGGCATCTTCATGAAGGAGCGCGCCACTCCGCTCGACGTCGAAAACGACCCGAAGGAGCGCGCCGAAGCCGTCTCCCGCGCCAAGGCCATCGTCATCGCGACCACCCACTACAACGATCCCCAGATCGTGGCCGAAGCCTCAGAAGCCGTCACCGGCACCATGAAGGGTCTCGCCGCAGCCGCCATCGAAGAGCGCGATCTCATGCAAACGCGCGGCTGGTAG
- a CDS encoding phytanoyl-CoA dioxygenase family protein: MMDREDQYRELDSPLSLTAQQIDFYNQNGYIKLKHVLSPELLEDYRRVITECVAELSADAVPMEKRSTYGKAFLQVMNLWTQSERVKEFVFGKRLARIASDLMGATGVRIYHDQALYKEAGGGITPWHADQYYWPVASDKMVTAWIPLQDTPLEMGPLAFCEKSHRFQIGRDLEISDESEITLKQALSTFKLEESAFDLGEVSFHGGWTFHRAGANTTDRPREVMTIIYMDEDMRLVKPKNKNQIADSERWCPGIEIGGVVASSLNPIIYSTKSAQPLHGNQLDTSSKEEIFADVGLPQGN, translated from the coding sequence ATGATGGACAGGGAAGACCAATACCGGGAGCTGGATTCACCTTTATCTTTGACGGCGCAGCAGATCGATTTCTATAACCAGAATGGCTACATCAAGCTGAAGCATGTGCTATCGCCGGAGTTGCTGGAGGACTACCGTCGCGTCATTACGGAGTGCGTCGCCGAGTTGTCCGCCGATGCGGTCCCGATGGAAAAGCGGAGCACCTACGGCAAAGCCTTCCTTCAAGTCATGAATCTCTGGACTCAGTCCGAAAGGGTGAAGGAGTTCGTCTTCGGCAAACGGCTGGCGCGCATCGCCTCTGACTTGATGGGCGCGACCGGCGTGCGTATTTATCACGACCAGGCCCTCTACAAGGAAGCAGGTGGGGGGATTACCCCGTGGCACGCTGACCAGTACTATTGGCCCGTAGCGAGCGACAAGATGGTGACCGCGTGGATACCACTTCAGGACACTCCACTGGAGATGGGACCGCTTGCATTCTGCGAAAAGAGTCATCGGTTTCAGATTGGCCGCGATCTCGAGATCAGCGATGAGAGCGAGATTACGCTCAAGCAGGCACTCAGCACTTTCAAACTGGAGGAGAGTGCCTTCGATCTCGGGGAGGTAAGTTTTCACGGAGGATGGACGTTTCATCGCGCAGGAGCGAACACCACAGATCGTCCACGCGAGGTGATGACCATCATCTACATGGATGAAGATATGCGGCTTGTCAAGCCAAAGAACAAGAATCAGATCGCCGATAGCGAACGTTGGTGTCCCGGCATAGAGATCGGAGGGGTGGTCGCGTCATCCTTGAACCCGATTATTTACTCGACTAAATCTGCTCAGCCGCTACATGGAAACCAGCTTGACACGTCCAGCAAGGAAGAAATCTTCGCTGATGTGGGTTTGCCGCAAGGAAACTGA
- a CDS encoding NADH-ubiquinone oxidoreductase-F iron-sulfur binding region domain-containing protein, translating to MQSERERAHIDSFYHLSREAEAEQFCQGTACFVARHLNPGRWTEAIHQDQRVYCLGNCFVAPAASSDVVRPQMSGHFRESIALGDILDGPCRSFAAYSALGGYQALEHALDGTRDALLETMELSGLRGRGGAGFPTGKKWRAVAAQCAPVKYVVANADEGDPGAYIDRYLIEDIPHRLIEAMAIAGYVVGSAKGYIYLRKEYPQACAVMKQTLVEAHREGVLGDRILRKDFTFDIELVVGRGSYVCGEETALLNSIEGCRPEARLRPPYPSEDGLFHKPTLINNVETLANVPWIVRHGGDAFRNLGFSNSQGTKVLSLNSLFRSPGLYEVEFGTSVRQIVENLGGGLRTGKPIKGVIIGGPLAGIIPPHLFDTPLGFEELASIGASVGHGGVLAFDQHTSIAELVHHVFDFAAFESCGKCTPCRLGSREIEQMFRRVVETGQTSAREKLGLLEITSALEMTSLCGFGTGLAEFAKSVLRYYAEELESCFR from the coding sequence ATGCAAAGCGAACGAGAACGGGCACATATCGACTCCTTTTATCACCTGTCGAGGGAAGCTGAGGCCGAACAATTCTGTCAGGGCACAGCCTGCTTTGTCGCCCGTCATCTGAACCCGGGCCGGTGGACCGAAGCTATACATCAGGATCAGCGCGTATATTGCCTGGGTAATTGCTTTGTGGCGCCGGCGGCGAGCAGCGATGTTGTTCGTCCGCAAATGTCAGGCCATTTCCGCGAGTCTATAGCCCTCGGAGACATCCTAGACGGACCATGCCGGTCCTTTGCTGCGTATTCTGCGTTAGGGGGCTACCAGGCGCTTGAACACGCACTGGATGGAACGAGGGATGCACTTCTCGAGACGATGGAGCTTTCAGGCTTACGCGGACGTGGGGGTGCAGGTTTTCCAACCGGGAAGAAATGGCGTGCGGTTGCCGCACAATGTGCTCCTGTGAAATATGTCGTCGCAAACGCCGATGAAGGAGACCCCGGAGCCTACATCGACCGGTATCTGATTGAAGATATTCCGCATCGCTTGATTGAAGCGATGGCTATCGCCGGATACGTGGTTGGTAGCGCGAAGGGATATATCTATTTGCGAAAGGAATACCCCCAAGCTTGTGCAGTCATGAAACAGACACTTGTAGAGGCGCATCGAGAGGGCGTTCTGGGAGACCGTATCCTCCGGAAAGACTTCACTTTCGACATTGAACTGGTCGTTGGTCGCGGTAGTTATGTATGTGGGGAAGAAACAGCGCTTCTTAATTCCATCGAAGGCTGCAGGCCGGAGGCGCGGCTGCGACCACCCTATCCCTCTGAAGATGGCCTCTTCCACAAGCCCACCTTGATCAACAATGTTGAAACACTTGCGAATGTCCCATGGATCGTTCGTCACGGAGGAGATGCATTCCGCAATCTGGGTTTTTCCAACAGCCAAGGCACTAAAGTACTTTCGCTCAACTCTTTGTTTCGTTCTCCCGGTCTGTATGAGGTCGAGTTCGGTACCAGTGTCCGCCAGATCGTAGAAAACCTAGGCGGTGGCTTAAGAACTGGGAAGCCGATAAAGGGTGTAATTATCGGGGGGCCACTTGCGGGCATCATCCCTCCGCACCTGTTTGACACTCCCCTGGGGTTCGAAGAACTTGCAAGCATTGGGGCGAGCGTAGGACATGGTGGAGTGCTTGCGTTCGATCAGCATACTTCGATCGCTGAACTGGTTCACCATGTCTTCGATTTTGCTGCCTTCGAATCCTGTGGCAAATGCACGCCATGCCGATTAGGAAGTCGAGAAATTGAGCAGATGTTTCGGCGAGTCGTCGAAACTGGGCAGACCTCCGCACGCGAAAAGCTGGGACTCCTTGAGATTACATCTGCTTTGGAGATGACCAGCCTCTGTGGATTTGGAACCGGACTAGCTGAATTTGCTAAGAGTGTGTTGCGTTACTACGCGGAGGAGTTGGAATCTTGCTTCAGATAG